A stretch of DNA from Shewanella sediminis HAW-EB3:
TTTGCCAAGGTATAGCTTCTCGTTTAACCAAGTGCCGGTTCGAACCCCTTTGGTTTAAATCAAGAGCTCGCTCCAATCTTCCTCTTGATTTAAATTTCTCAAACATCTCATTAAGTTCAAAGCGACATTGGCTCTGTTGTCCTCCTGGTTTGCTAAGTCACTATTTGCTGATCATTACCAGACCCATAAGAATCAATACCTTGTTCAAGCAATGCTGGATTATGAAGCTAATCAATCAATTTTAAAGTCAACCTCTCAATTTTTAGTATTTTCATGCCCGAGTCGCGCGAAGGGTATAAGTGTGATCTGACGCCGATTTCTTTTAACAATATCTAATGTAGTGGTCTCGGAAGTATCAAACTTTGAACTTGTTCAAGTATTCCTTCGTGGTTTGTTTGCATAATGCTTACATAGATGATTAATTGAGCCGATTTTTGGCAAGTACTCTTTGGGAGCGATTCATGCGATTTCAACAACTCAGCGGACTATTAGGTTATGTTGCTACTTGCCGCATAGAGATGGCACAACTATATAGCAGATTACAAACAGAGGCTGATTCATCGAGAGTTAAGATGATGCTTGAATATTTTCAACAACATCAAAAGGGTGTGGCTGAAAAGTTAGAAAATTATATTGATGAAGCGCCAAAGCGGATGTTAGATACCTGGTATAAAGACATCACGTTTGAGGATTTTGTTAAACGTTGTCAGGAGACAGTGCTTACTGCAAATATGTCTGAGGAAGATGTGTTAGAGCTTCATTTAGATCTTGATAATCGCTTGATTGAACTGTTGAAAAAGACAGCCGAACACTCTTCATCGAACGAAATCGCCGGAGCCTTGAATGACTTGGTTCGAGTAGAGAAAATTCAGCAGCAGCGCTTGGTTCACAGTAGTATCCGTATGGATGATATGTAAAATTTCGAGTAGAGCAATTGCAGGTTTTAATCTAGTTGGTTCGACTCGATACAACTAAAATCAGATGCTGCGACTAACTAAAGGTACCTTAGGGTGCCTTTTTTAATGGGTTCAATCCAATACCAATTGGTATAATTCAGCTAGGAATAAGGTTGAACTGTTAATTTCCATCATCATCTTTATCACTGCATGGCTGAATAATTGCCTTATACAGACCGATCCCTACCAGTAGCAGGCATAGAAGTAAAAGTGCTTGGATCAAAATTTTTGATTGTAACGGTAAACTCAATAACAGCATACACAGCGCTAATACGAGTAATGTAAAGAGCTTCATCCCTTTGCTCCTGAACTGATTTCTTGTGCGAGATCAACTTTCTCTTACATAAGTGTAGTGACAAGTGAATCTATTTACGAATCTAAGCTCAAATTCTATTAATCTTATTATTCTAGGCATTCAGAATGCCAGTCTCTGCGCTACGCAACCTCAATGGAGAAATAATCATGTTGCCAAACGGACCGACTTTTCCTTGTGAAATGTTCTTAAGCTCGCAAGTACGAACCGCTGAACAAAAGTTTGTCGATAGTGGAAACACAGATTTTTATCGGCTTGTTGAGTCAGCGGGGAATGCTGCATTTGAGCAGATTGAGATGGCACAGGATAAATCGCGATCCATTTTGGTTGTTGTCGGTTACGGTAACAATGGTGCCGATGGTTATGTGTGTGCAAGGAGGCTGTTAGAGTCGGGCTATAGTGTTGCGTTAATGGCATTTACTCGAGAGAAAATGGGTGATGAGGTACTTAAAGCACAACGACTTTTCATCGAGAGTGGTGGAGAGGTGGAGTGTTTTTCTCCGGAAAAGGTTGCCTCGGCAGATGTGATCATCGATGGCTTACTCGGTATTGGTTTTAGTGGCGAGATAAAAGGTGACTTTAAACTTGCTATCGATAGTATCAACAGTAGTGATGCATGGGTGCTTAGTTTAGACATCCCCTCAGGTATCAACGCAGATACTGGAACCGGAATTAATGCCGTAGAGGCCGATGTGACACTCACTTTTGGTGCGGTTAAACAAGGGCTAATGACTGGTCGTGCAAGACACTGTGTTGGGCAGTTGCTGTTTAAGGCTCTGGGGTTAACCGAATATCTGCCACAGGCTAACTCAATCAATGTCTCTATTGATTATGTTAATAAGCATATTAAACCTAGAGACAGAGACTCACATAAAGGCTTGTCTGGGAAAGTGTCTGTAATTGGCGGCGATGCCGGGATGGCTGGTGCTGTTAGATTAGCCGGAGAGGCTTGCCTTAGGGCGGGAGCAGGTTTAGTTACGGTAATATCCAGGCCTGAGCATCAAATTGTCGTAAATTCGAACCGCCCCGAGCTGATGTTTTGGGGATGTGAGTTAGTCGATATGGAAGTTTATCTTCGACTCGGTTGGGCCAATATTTTGGTGATTGGTCCGGGCCTAGGCAAGCAAGACTGGGGGTACAATTTACTCAAGGCTGTAGGCTTGAGTGATAAGCCTTGTGTGATGGATGCTGATGCCCTGAATTTACTCAGCGCCGAACATGGCAGGCAGGATCATTGGGTTCTGACTCCCCACTCAGGCGAAGCTGCCAGGCTATTAGGCATTTCTACACTGGAAGTTGAAAACGACAGGTTTGCGGCCGTTAAAGCCATACAGCAGAAATATGGTGGCGTGGTGGTATTAAAGGGGCCGGGTACGTTAATTTATGATGGTTCACAATGTTATGTCGCCCCTGTGGGTAACCCCGGACTCGCCAGCGGCGGTTGTGGCGATGTGTTATCAGGCATTATTGCTGCGCTGATGGCGCAGGGGTTCGATAAACTCTCCTCGGCAATAATGGGAGTGGTGGTACATGGAGAAGCCGCCGACCGCGCCGCAATAGATGGAGAAAGGGGGATGCTTGCCAGTGACTTAATGCCCCATATCAGACAGTTGGTAAACAAAATTTGATTGCTGTTGCCCCATAAGAGTTAACGGGTAGCTGAGGCGATTTAGTGCAATTGCATGAAAGCGGTTTAGCTGGCCAGTTAATTGGTATAAAGTAACAGGTTCGGAACAACTTTAGGTTAGAAAACTCAACACGATGACATCAGTAAAAGTCTACCTCGATAATGAACAAGATACGGTGGATCTTGGTAAGCGACTAGCGGCAATTATTTCTCCACCTCTGATGCTGAATTTGTCTGGCGAATTGGGTGCGGGTAAGACAACCTTGAGTCGCGGTCTCATTCAAGCCTTAGGGCATAAAGGGGCTGTGAAGAGTCCAACCTACGCATTAGTCGAACCCTATGAGTTTGATGGTATTGATCTCTATCACTTTGACCTTTACCGATTGAGCGATCCTGAAGAGCTTGAATTTATGGGGATCAGAGATTACTTTACTGAAAAAAGTGTCTGTATTGTCGAATGGCCGGATAGAGGCCATGGTCTATTGCCTGAGGCCGATATCAGCCTGCAAATTAACTATGTCGGTGAACGTAGAGAAGTTGAAATTTCATCTGGTTCATATAGGGGACAGCAACTCTTGAGTAAACTCAAATAACAATGATAAGAACTGATTTTATTTTAAAGTTTCTATTGGTTACATTTTCTCTTTGTGTATCTTTTGTTGCCCAAAGTGCTACTAAGCTCGATGGCGTGAGAATATGGGCTGCTCCGGAATCGACTCGGGTCGTATTCGATCTGAGTAAGGCGCCCAGCTTTACCCATTTCACGTTAACAGGGCCCTACCGTTTGGTCGTCGACCTTAAGGGGACATCGACCGCGTTGAATCTCAAGAAGCTGGCAAACAATAGTAAAATTGTAAAAAGAGTTCGTATTAGCAAGCCTCCTTCGAAGGGAACGCTCAGGCTGGTTATCGACCTGACTAAGCCGGTAAAATCGAGCCTGTTTGCGCTATCACCAACGGCGCCATATGGTAACCGATTAGTCGTCGATCTTGACGATAGCCGTTCAGTATCGGCGGCTAAACAAACCAGCAAACCTAAGCAAAAACTTCGTGACGTTATTGTGGCAATCGATGCCGGCCATGGCGGGGATGATCCCGGTTCCATAGGTCCGACGGGGATATACGAGAAAAAAGTTGTTTTAGAGATTGCGAAAAAAGTCGAAGCAAAGATAAATGCAACACCAGGCATGAAGGCCATAATGACTCGAACAGGGGATTATTTTGTTAATCTCAATAAGCGCTCTGAAATTGCACGAAACAGCAAAGCCGATCTATTAGTTTCTATTCACGCAGATGCATTCACCTCCTCTCAACCCAGAGGCGCTTCAGTGTGGGTACTCTCTATGCGTCGTGCGAACAGTGAAATAGGTCGATGGCTCGAGCAAAAAGAGAAGCATTCGGAGCTATTAGGCGGAGCGGGTGAAATAATTCAAAGTACTGACAATGAACAGTATCTGGCTATGACTTTATTAGATATGTCTATGGATAGATCTATGGCTATTAGTCATAACATTGCCGATGATGTCCTTTCCAATTTAGGCAAGGTGACCAAATTGCATAAGCATAAACCTGAGTCCGCCAGCTTTGCAGTACTCAAATCACCCGATATTCCATCGATCTTGGTTGAAACCGGCTTTATTTCGAACCATAAAGAGGAGCGACTCCTGTCGCAAAGAGAGCATCAAAATAATATTGCTAAGGCGGTACATAAAGGGGTATTACGCTATTTTGAATCGAATCCCCCGGTAAACTCATTACTGGCAAGCAAAGGTTCCTTTAAGCACAATGTCCGTAGCGGTGAATCATTGTCAGTGATAGCACACAAGTATCAAGTTTCAATAAACAGTATTAAGAAGGCCAATGGCTTGAAATCAAATACGTTACGTATTGGTCAAAAGTTGGTTATACCAAGGGCTTAAGTCCATTTCTTACAAGGAATGTTAGTCGCTTCGGCCTAAAGAGTTAAAATATTATGACAATACAGATATTACCGCCGCAACTGGCAAACCAAATAGCGGCGGGGGAAGTTGTCGAAAGACCCGCCTCTGTGATTAAAGAGCTGGTTGAAAATAGTCTGGATGCAGGTGCAACTCGCGTCGATATAGAGATCGAGAAAGGCGGCAGTAAGCTGATTAAAATTCATGACAATGGTTCTGGGATCTCAAAAGAAGATCTAGGCCTTGCCCTGTCTAGACATGCCACCTCAAAACTCAGCTCTCTCGATGATCTTGACGCTATCCTCAGTTTCGGATTTCGTGGTGAGGCGTTAGCGAGTATCAGCTCCGTTTCCCGGTTAACCTTAACTTCCCGAACGGCCGACCAGGTTGAAGCTTGGCAAGCTTATGCCGAAGGCTCTGATATGGCGGTGAAAGTGATACCTGCCGCCCATCCGGTTGGATCGACCGTTGAAGCCGTCGATCTGTTTTTCAATACGCCCGCGAGAAGACGATTTCTTAAGAGTGATAAAACCGAATTCACGCATATCGATGAGTGGCTAAAACGTATTGCCTTGGTGCGTAGCGATATTCACTTTACCTTGAAGCACAATGGCAAGGTGGTACGAAACTACCGGGCAACGAACACCCAAGATCAATATCTGCAACGTTTAGCCCAGATCAGTGGGAAGAAGTTTGCTGAACAAGCGATTGAGATCAACTGTCAACACGATGATCTTAAGTTAACAGGCTATGTTCAGTCTCCTTTTTTTGAAACGCCGGCGAGCGATACTCAATATTTTTATGTCAATGGCAGGTTGGTACGGGACAGGCTGGTTAATCACGCCGTCAGGCAAGCATTTGCCGAGCATGAAACCGGAGAGCAAGCAAGCTATGTATTAATGCTTGAGCTCGATCCACATCAGGTGGATGTTAACGTTCACCCGGCTAAACATGAAGTCAGGTTTCATCAGAGTCGTTACGTACATGACTATATTTTTCAGGCCCTACAGTCGGCTCTTCATCAAGTCGGTAGGTTAGCAATCGACTCTGATAATAAGCTCGATACCGATTCTCATTCTCAGAGTCATGAGAGAGGGCATAGCGCTTATGGCGTTGCTGAGCCTAGCCACTCACGACATGATTATTCACATCAGACTGCACCAAGCACCAAAGCAAGCACAGAAACAAACCGTGAGCGCTTTTCTTCACCTATTTCGGCTGTGCCTTCTCACACCAGTGATGTGCAGAGCAGAGGAGGTGCGACTTCATCTTATCGACAGCAAGCTGAATTGCCCAGTGCCGCTGCGATAGCATCCTATGCAGAGTTATTAAAGACACCGGATGTAGATCAAGGGAATAGAGGGAATAAGGAGCTTCAAGCAAATGTGTCAATGCCGCCAATCTTGGCGGGTCAGTATTGGGTCCTGACTCAGGAAGAGCAACTGCTGCTCCTGCCTGTTAGAATCATTTCGACCTGGCTTTTGCAACACGAGATCTCAAATAAACTCGATAGTGGTCTGGTTAGCCAGCCATTATTGATGCCGGTTTCTATCTCTATGGACGAGACTTGGAGCGATACGCTGGCCGAGAGGGAATTATTGCTCAGAAAAATAGGAATTGAAGTAACAATTCGACTGGGGCAGTTGATTATAAAGAAAGTGCCCCCATATTTAAGACAGAGCCAATTAGTAGCTGTCATACCTGATTTACTACAGTGGCTCAGGTTCGAAGAACCGAGTAATGAAGCATTGGCCTCCTGGCTTGCAAAGCATGACGATAAGCGATTTGAGTCTGCACCAGATACCTGGTTAGCGTTTAGTCAGTTAGATGACAATGTTCAAGATGAACTAATTAAGAAGGCCAAGGTTTTACCTTGGCAATCATGGCTGGAAGAATACCCGAGTGACTGAACAGAATATGCCAAAAATCATAACGTTAATGGGGCCTACCGCCTCAGGCAAAACGGCATTAGCAATTGACTTGGTTCAAAAGCACAACTGTGAAATTATCTCAGTCGATTCAGCACTTATCTATCGCTCAATGGATATAGGTACTGCCAAACCCAGTGCCGATGAACTTGCCCTTGCGCCTCATAGATTGATTGATATACGGGATCCGGCAGAGAGTTACTCCGCAGCCGATTTCAGGGCCGATGCGCTGCATGAAATTGAACAGATACTAAAGGCTGGGAAAACACCACTGTTAGTGGGTGGAACCATGATGTATTTTAAGGCTTTATTGGAAGGGCTTTCACCACTTCCCGCTGCCGATGAGGCTCTCCGCGCGCAAATTATCTTAGAGGCGGAGCAGCGTGGATGGCAAGATATGCATGATGAGCTTAAGCGGCTTGATCCTGTCTCATCTGAACGCATTCATCCCAATGACCCTCAAAGGTTAATCAGGGCGCTGGAAGTATGCAGGATCAGTGGCAAGTCAATGACCGAATTGAGTCAAATTAAGTCAGAGCCTCTACCTTATGATGTCGTTCAGTTTGCGATATCACCAAAAGATCGAAAAGTGTTACATATTTCTATAGAAGAAAGATTCAAATTGATGTTAAATCAAGGTTTCGTAGATGAAGTTCGCGCCCTGAAAAAGCGAAGTGACCTGAACCTAGCGCTTCCTTCGATGAGATGCGTAGGCTATAGACAGTGCTGGCAATATCTGGATGGTGAATTTGACTATGATACTATGGTCGAAAAAGCCATAGTTGCTACTAGGCAATTAGCCAAGCGTCAATTAACATGGTTAAGAGGCTGGCCTGAGTTAAATTGGCTGGAAAGCGGTGTAGATTCTAATCTAAATACCGTATTGCGACATTGTCGCTAGCTAATTGGGCCTCACTATATAATACTAAAACCAAACAAAAAGTTATGTTGTATTAGTTTTACTACTTATTTTAATTAAAAAGGAAATTATAAAATGGCAAAGGGGCAATCTTTACAAGACCCGTTTTTGAACGCACTGCGCCGTGAGCGCGTTCCTGTTTCAATTTATCTTGTTAATGGCATTAAGTTACAAGGACAAGTTGAGTCATTTGACCAATTTGTTATTTTGTTGAAAAACACGGTAAGCCAAATGGTTTACAAGCACGCTATCTCTACAGTTGTGCCTGCTCGCCCATTTAACGTTAACAGTCACACTGCGGCACCTAGCCCTGCTGGTGGTTTTAATGGTCAGCAAGACGATAACAACGACCAATAATTGATAAGGAGTTTGCTTTTTGTTTGAGCGTTATGAGGCGGGTGAGAATGCGGTCCTTGTCCATATCGACTTTTCCGATGAAGATAGTAGGGAGGATCTAGTCGAACTCCAATTATTGGTAGAGTCGGCTGGGGCCCAGTCAATCGGAGTGATAACAGGAAGTCGCCGATCACCGGACCGAAAATTCTTTGTAGGTTCGGGAAAGGCCGAAGAGTTAGCTGCATTGGTTGCAGCGACAGAAGCAAATGTGGTGATTTTTAATCATGCACTGAGTCCCGCTCAGGAGCGAAATCTTGAGCAGTTATGCCAATGTCGTGTGCTGGACCGCACTACTCTCATTTTAGATATTTTTGCCCAAAGGGCACGCACGTACGAAGGTAAGTTGCAGGTGGAGCTAGCGCAGTTACGCCATATGTCGACACGCCTGATACGCGGCTGGACCCATCTTGAGAGGCAAAAAGGCGGTATTGGTCTTCGGGGACCTGGGGAAACTCAGCTCGAAACTGATAGACGTTTGTTACGTGGACGGATCAGAACGATTAACCGTCGTTTGGATAAAGTGGATAAGCAGCGAGAGCAGAGCCGACGCTCGAGACGCCGTAGTGATTTAGCTACTGTATCTTTGGTTGGATATACCAATGCCGGCAAATCTACACTGTTTAATTCGCTCACGGCATCAAATGTTTATGCCGCCGATCAGCTTTTTGCCACACTTGATCCTACCTTGAGAAAGTTAGAATTAAGAGATGGTGGGATTATATTAGCTGATACCGTTGGTTTTATTCGCCATCTACCCCATGATTTAGTGGCAGCATTTAAGGCTACATTACAAGAGACACGAGAAGCGGATCTTTTACTTCATATTGTTGATTGTGCCGATGAGGATATGGGAGATAACTTTGAGCAAGTTCAAAAAGTGCTCAAGGAGATAGGTGCCGAAGAGATTCCACAACTGGTTGTCTGTAATAAGATTGACCTGTTAGAGGATGTAAGCCCGAAGATCGATTATGACTCCGAAGGCATACCGACACGAG
This window harbors:
- the hflX gene encoding ribosome rescue GTPase HflX is translated as MFERYEAGENAVLVHIDFSDEDSREDLVELQLLVESAGAQSIGVITGSRRSPDRKFFVGSGKAEELAALVAATEANVVIFNHALSPAQERNLEQLCQCRVLDRTTLILDIFAQRARTYEGKLQVELAQLRHMSTRLIRGWTHLERQKGGIGLRGPGETQLETDRRLLRGRIRTINRRLDKVDKQREQSRRSRRRSDLATVSLVGYTNAGKSTLFNSLTASNVYAADQLFATLDPTLRKLELRDGGIILADTVGFIRHLPHDLVAAFKATLQETREADLLLHIVDCADEDMGDNFEQVQKVLKEIGAEEIPQLVVCNKIDLLEDVSPKIDYDSEGIPTRVWVSAQQQKGLEQLKEAINALVGKTNLELTLQIPATAGHYLGQFYRLDVIQQKEYDDLGNCILSVRLLEADWRRLMKQSQGELETFVVENTAVE
- a CDS encoding bifunctional ADP-dependent NAD(P)H-hydrate dehydratase/NAD(P)H-hydrate epimerase translates to MLPNGPTFPCEMFLSSQVRTAEQKFVDSGNTDFYRLVESAGNAAFEQIEMAQDKSRSILVVVGYGNNGADGYVCARRLLESGYSVALMAFTREKMGDEVLKAQRLFIESGGEVECFSPEKVASADVIIDGLLGIGFSGEIKGDFKLAIDSINSSDAWVLSLDIPSGINADTGTGINAVEADVTLTFGAVKQGLMTGRARHCVGQLLFKALGLTEYLPQANSINVSIDYVNKHIKPRDRDSHKGLSGKVSVIGGDAGMAGAVRLAGEACLRAGAGLVTVISRPEHQIVVNSNRPELMFWGCELVDMEVYLRLGWANILVIGPGLGKQDWGYNLLKAVGLSDKPCVMDADALNLLSAEHGRQDHWVLTPHSGEAARLLGISTLEVENDRFAAVKAIQQKYGGVVVLKGPGTLIYDGSQCYVAPVGNPGLASGGCGDVLSGIIAALMAQGFDKLSSAIMGVVVHGEAADRAAIDGERGMLASDLMPHIRQLVNKI
- the mutL gene encoding DNA mismatch repair endonuclease MutL; protein product: MTIQILPPQLANQIAAGEVVERPASVIKELVENSLDAGATRVDIEIEKGGSKLIKIHDNGSGISKEDLGLALSRHATSKLSSLDDLDAILSFGFRGEALASISSVSRLTLTSRTADQVEAWQAYAEGSDMAVKVIPAAHPVGSTVEAVDLFFNTPARRRFLKSDKTEFTHIDEWLKRIALVRSDIHFTLKHNGKVVRNYRATNTQDQYLQRLAQISGKKFAEQAIEINCQHDDLKLTGYVQSPFFETPASDTQYFYVNGRLVRDRLVNHAVRQAFAEHETGEQASYVLMLELDPHQVDVNVHPAKHEVRFHQSRYVHDYIFQALQSALHQVGRLAIDSDNKLDTDSHSQSHERGHSAYGVAEPSHSRHDYSHQTAPSTKASTETNRERFSSPISAVPSHTSDVQSRGGATSSYRQQAELPSAAAIASYAELLKTPDVDQGNRGNKELQANVSMPPILAGQYWVLTQEEQLLLLPVRIISTWLLQHEISNKLDSGLVSQPLLMPVSISMDETWSDTLAERELLLRKIGIEVTIRLGQLIIKKVPPYLRQSQLVAVIPDLLQWLRFEEPSNEALASWLAKHDDKRFESAPDTWLAFSQLDDNVQDELIKKAKVLPWQSWLEEYPSD
- the tsaE gene encoding tRNA (adenosine(37)-N6)-threonylcarbamoyltransferase complex ATPase subunit type 1 TsaE encodes the protein MTSVKVYLDNEQDTVDLGKRLAAIISPPLMLNLSGELGAGKTTLSRGLIQALGHKGAVKSPTYALVEPYEFDGIDLYHFDLYRLSDPEELEFMGIRDYFTEKSVCIVEWPDRGHGLLPEADISLQINYVGERREVEISSGSYRGQQLLSKLK
- the miaA gene encoding tRNA (adenosine(37)-N6)-dimethylallyltransferase MiaA, whose product is MPKIITLMGPTASGKTALAIDLVQKHNCEIISVDSALIYRSMDIGTAKPSADELALAPHRLIDIRDPAESYSAADFRADALHEIEQILKAGKTPLLVGGTMMYFKALLEGLSPLPAADEALRAQIILEAEQRGWQDMHDELKRLDPVSSERIHPNDPQRLIRALEVCRISGKSMTELSQIKSEPLPYDVVQFAISPKDRKVLHISIEERFKLMLNQGFVDEVRALKKRSDLNLALPSMRCVGYRQCWQYLDGEFDYDTMVEKAIVATRQLAKRQLTWLRGWPELNWLESGVDSNLNTVLRHCR
- the hfq gene encoding RNA chaperone Hfq, which gives rise to MAKGQSLQDPFLNALRRERVPVSIYLVNGIKLQGQVESFDQFVILLKNTVSQMVYKHAISTVVPARPFNVNSHTAAPSPAGGFNGQQDDNNDQ
- a CDS encoding N-acetylmuramoyl-L-alanine amidase; the protein is MIRTDFILKFLLVTFSLCVSFVAQSATKLDGVRIWAAPESTRVVFDLSKAPSFTHFTLTGPYRLVVDLKGTSTALNLKKLANNSKIVKRVRISKPPSKGTLRLVIDLTKPVKSSLFALSPTAPYGNRLVVDLDDSRSVSAAKQTSKPKQKLRDVIVAIDAGHGGDDPGSIGPTGIYEKKVVLEIAKKVEAKINATPGMKAIMTRTGDYFVNLNKRSEIARNSKADLLVSIHADAFTSSQPRGASVWVLSMRRANSEIGRWLEQKEKHSELLGGAGEIIQSTDNEQYLAMTLLDMSMDRSMAISHNIADDVLSNLGKVTKLHKHKPESASFAVLKSPDIPSILVETGFISNHKEERLLSQREHQNNIAKAVHKGVLRYFESNPPVNSLLASKGSFKHNVRSGESLSVIAHKYQVSINSIKKANGLKSNTLRIGQKLVIPRA